Sequence from the Fragaria vesca subsp. vesca linkage group LG4, FraVesHawaii_1.0, whole genome shotgun sequence genome:
TCCAAACATTTGAAGGAGCACATTAACTTGTTAAACCAATTGTCGTACCGACGATATATGCATCATCCATTTCTTTTTCATCGTTTAGTGTTTAAATCTTAGCCCGCAAGTACAGAGCTTAAGTTTCACTCCTCATCTCTTGCGATGATAAAACTAAGAAAACGCTGATAATTGGCATATGATACATAAGCTAGCTAGTTTATCTGTCAAGATCTTTGTAGAAAGTCTGTAATAACATTATTGAATTTATACATAAAAGGAAGGTTTCACGTATGATTTCGCATAGTTATGTATGAATTATGATTGTATCATAACATCACACTTCTCCAACTCAAGCTGAGGTTCATAGTAATTTTGTTTCAGAGATATTATACAGATTTGAATTACATATAATTCAAAATATCTTATACATGCACCAAACAACGATAACAATTCCACAGGAGAAAAAAATACAGTTATCATCGGATACATGATATGTCCCATCAAAATTTACAATAAGTACTAGAGAAACAAATCAAAAAACAATATTTAGCCAATTCGTGTGATATCCTATTTGCTTTTAGGCATCCTAGAGGACTCCAGGACAATTCACAAAAGCAAAAGCTCGTTGGGAGATCGAGTTTTGGTGTTTGGATTTATATATCTTTCTCATGTGCATGTGTATAGTACGTGCTTTTGAAGCTTTGCATGTATACTTGGTTGTAATTTTTTTTATCCCAACCAATAACTAGTAAATTTCTCATATCACTAGCAAGTTATGCCGAGTACAAATGTTATATGAAAAGTTGCTTGGGCAATTTGAGAAGGCCATCATGACGATCAGCTTTGTGCTAAATTTCTCTAGCTTTGTTTTAAATATCAAAATACCATGAATGACATTGGGGTTTGGAGCCAACTAGAAATGAACCAGCTTGCCTAGAATCGAAGGAACTGAATGAGATGAATGAATAGTAAAAAGTCGAGGTTGAACGAGCTAGCCAGGAGTGAATGAAACTGAATGAGAAATTTCGAAAAGATATATAGTAGTATAGCTTAGTGCATGGCAGTGAAGATGGAAGAGAAATATAGGTCCTGTCCTCCCTTCCTTCTTTTGTGGGTGCAATGCTAAACATGGAAACCCGAAAGAGACACGACCTTAAATCACAGGTCACTTCCCTCTCAAAGGGCCAAAGCCAGGACATGGGTTATGCTAGCTCTCAATTAACTTTGGCGCCCTTTTTTGAGTTGATGGGACGATTCCATCAGGTTTCCCAAACTAGAAATAAAGACATTTTCACCACTCCAATCTCCACCTCCCCTTGTTCGTATAACACCGTTCTCCCTAGGCATGCCCTAAGTCCTCAGGCCGATCGATTGTGCATGCAGACTAGTATATGTAGGCGTTAATGGCTTTCAGCTTTCTTCTCTCTTTTGGAATGGATTGCATTGGACGCTTTTGGTTTAGCTCCATATGCATGCGCACCAGATTCTCCCATGTCTTCTGTGAACCTCACCATACTTACCAGACCTGACCAGAAGAGACCAGACCGGACGAGCTATCCAACCATTTCACACCTCGGATCCAGCTTGTGGTTCAGTTCCTTAACATTTTGGGAACAATCATTGGGGCCATACTCATCTCCGGTTTGCATCTGAATCGGGAAATTCAGATTAGATGATACACGATCGATCATCACCACCCCTTTATAGGCTTCTGCATCGTACTACCTACATTTTATCATTTTGCTCTCTAGGTGGTTAGCTACATAGGTTGTGATTGTCCAACACTTCACGTCACGGTACGTATACAACTTCAATTATTTGTATAGTTAACTTGATCATTTTAACTCTACGTTTCTATAGTTAACTTGTTCATTTTAGCATGGGTTCAAGGTTATTCCCCTATTTTCACCATGGCATTCAGTGCCCGCACTCTCTACACATGTCATTCCTATCTCATATGTCACTTCATAAAAGTTGTTCACATATTGGCCCAAAATGCCGTAACAATAATAAAGGAACACGTCGAGAATTCACATTCACGTGAAATTGATGAAAAATATATCGTTACAAACCTCTCATAAGAGCATCTCCAACAGTTTCTTCAAAATTTCTCTAAAATAGGAAAGCAAAAGCTAAATTCTCCAAAAAAATTATGATCAAAATCCAGCAGCTTCTCCATTTTAGAGATTTCGGCATTTAATATAACAATAAAATATAATATATCATCATGAATTATAACAAAAAATATTATATATTTTATTGTAACAATAAACTACCCAATCAAATATTTTATTGTTGTTTTAAATTAATTGGAGTACGTGAATAATTTAATTTTGGGGAAAGAAAGCTTTGCTGCAAATTTGGGGAATGAAGACTTCTTTTTCTTCTTCATCCCTATTTTGGGGAATGAGATGGGGAAACTGTTGGACCTAAAAACAGCTATATATTCCCTAAAATTGAGAAGTTCAAGAAAATAGGGAAGCTGTTGGAGATGCTCTAAGAACTGTATTATCATATTTCATCATCTCACTATATGTACAATACAAAAACTAGTCATCGCTTAAACAACTAGTCAACCTCACAAAAGTAGATTATGTCGTTATAGCATTTTTAGAAATTCATTTTAGACATAAGGTTCTTATTGAAGCAAAATCCTACTTTCACTATCACACAATTGCATGTTCATTCTTGTCTACTTGCTATAACTACTACATGCATGTTTACACAAGAAGAATGGGAAGTGGTTTCCAACTTCCACACTCATCTCCATATTTTGGATATGCTTGATAGAACAAGAAAACAAAAAAACGAAAACAAATATAATTTGAATATCAGGGCAGCCCAAAACAAGCTGGACTGGGCTCGTCAGTGAAAGCCAGAACAAATTTTACAAATAGTTACTGAATCACAAGTGTCAACAAGGTCGTTGTAGTATAGTAGTAAGTATTCCCGCCTGTCACGCGGGTGACCCGGGTTCGATCCCCGGCAACGGCGCTTTTTTTTCCACTTTCTTTTTCTCTCAGTTTTCAGCTCCTCTCTCACTCGCCTGTTACCCAATTAACATCACCAATCAAATCACACCTATTTTCCTCTCACCAACCAACCAGATCGCACAGTCACACACCCACCCCACAAACACAGGTAATCTTAACATCCAATCCCGGGCCCACAAAACCCCGCTCCCCATTTTCGTTTTCCCGCCACTCCCTCCCTCCAATCTCACTCCTCCCAAAAACACTAGAAAACGTCAAAACTCGCCGCTAAAAAATTTGACCGTCGTTTCTGGAGCCCAAGCTGAGATTCTCGCCGGAAAATGACGAACCCTAACGGCGCCGTCCAGGACAAACCAGACGACCTCGAAATCACCTCCATCGGTTCCCTCTACTCCGGCCCTTGGGACAAGAAGTACTGGAGCTCCTCTAGGGTTTGATTTCGATTTCCCTCATTCTTGATTTCATCGATTTCTTCTTCAATTTGATTATGCTAGCTTTCTTCAGCTTGATTCAATTTTGCTTTAATGAACGGTCCGGATCGAATTGAATAGTTAGGTTGGTGAGAATCGGAAAGTTTAATTGAATCGAAATGAGTAATTAGGTTAGAAATTAGTTAATTTTATGTATTTCAAGTCGGCTTAGGTAGGGTTTTGTCCTCACGCCCTATCTGCCCAGACGATGAGGATTTTTTTTTATTTTTTTATTTTTTATTTTTATTTTTTTGGTAGTTCTGATGTGTTTGACAATTGATTCAGTGATGTAGTTTTCAATTTGCTGAGTTATGATTGTTTTTTTTTTTTTTTTTTTGTAGGGGAAAGATCGATATCCATATCCGATAGGGTATGGAGCTGTTCGAGCTCACAATGGGAGCACATATAAGATGGAAATTCAAGAAGGTCCTAAAGGGCCTTTATTTTTGGTTAGTTGCTGTTGATTTTGGCTAATCAGTGATGTTGTAGTTTGTGGTTGCAATTTGTTATTGAGGATTGAAGCGAATGATTCTTTATGTGTGTACAGATTATTGCTGCCGATGGGCAGCCTTTTTCCGGGCAAACTCCTGATATTGCTTGGGAGAAATTACAGAAAAAATGCTTCCCACGCACGAAGATTTGGCATGGGAAGAGATTTTCCTGCAAGATAGATGGTGTGGAGGTAGGCATTGAGCCGTTTTTATGAGTAGTGTTCTCTAGAGTTGCTTTTAGTTCTAGCTGTGGACTTATGTGCTTTGCCTTCTTGTGGTTTTATATGCAGTTTTTTGGGTTCAAAAATCGATTTGTCCAGAGGCTACTTCGGGAGCTGGCAGCAGAGCAAAGCTTGTTACCCTCGAGCTCCTGCAATGGAGCTTCTGGACCAGATGTTGATAACCGCTCCCCTGAGGCATGTTCAGACCTGAGAGGACCACAGATCACAGGGAAGAGAAGTAGGAAACGTGAAAGTGGAAATGCAAAGTCATCTACTCGGACAGGCATTAAAAAGACTAGAACTGAAGATCTGATATCTGTTTCTGAAGCTTTGAGTTCAGTAAAAGGGAATAAGATACATAGCAATAATGGGAATCCCATGCCTCCTTCTTTAAATGAAGAACATGTTATACCAGAAGTGTTGCCACCGTTGGTGCATTTAGTATCTGTTCGTCAAGCAGAGAACGAGATTTCAGCCAAAGATTGTTTGCCATTGGATTCTGCTGGCTTCTTGAATCATCTCAGCAAGGATAATATCCCTGAAGAATCAAATGGTTCCCGAAAATGTAAATCCATTCCGGCAGCCATCAACATGTCTGTGGATAAAAGAAAACCTGTGAGAACATCTCACCTTTTTGTTTCTCTAGTTTCTCTTAAATTCAAATATCTTTCAGAACCTGTTAAGAAATATTCTTAAGTGCTTATATTGATATACGTCTTCAAACTTGGCTTCTATGTGCTTGTTGAGAATAGTTGCTCTTGTAAGAGTAGATTTTCTCATGTCATGGTTCTTTATGCATTTGCTATTGAACAAGAAACATTCCTAACTTCTTACAGGTTGATTGGTCTCAGGATACTAAGAGGGAATTCATTAATTTCCCAATGGCACCAGATGACCAAAATGTAGATGCTACAATTCCAAAAGATTGCCAACGCCTGACTGATGTTGAACTTTATGCTCCTGATACCTTAGATTTTACACAAGGTAATCAGTACTATCTACTTGTTTCCTATATGTTCAACTGTGATTGCCTTAGCTTGTGCCTTCAATTGAATAATTGATCAGTGTCTTCCTCTTTGTCCATGTAATAGTACCACTTCTCAAATGCAGATAAAACAGCAGATTCTCCTTCAACTATCCAACTTTTTGCACCTGATACCTTGGATTTTACTCAAGGTAATTACTATCCACTTGTTTTCTAGTGTGGTCAACCGTGACTGCCCTACCTTGTGCCCTGAACAATAGAAAAATTAAAATTTGTCTTCCTCTGTGTTCATGTAATTATGCCAATGCTCAAATGTAGTTAAAAATGCGGATTCTTCTCCAACTGTCCAAGATAGAAGCGCATTGGATGTGGTCATTGCTGAAAGGCTGCTGACTGAATCACATCCGGAAGAAGAAATGGCTACTAATAAATCTGACACGAGTTCACAGAATATTGATTTTGATTCAGTTGGTCAGGAAATGGCGAAGTCCATGATGACATTTCTTCTTCCGCAAGCTATTCCTCTCCTCAGTAAGCGCTCTAGGAAGAAAAAGGGTACTGGTAGCCCTTCAGTAGTTCCTCGCACAGTGAAATCTCAGAAGGAAATCAATGAAACCACTGCTCCCTCCCCTGGTGCTTTTACAAACTTTATCAATCTGACATTAAATATTTCATTTTTGTGGAATTTGGTATTATTTAAATTTTGCAGTCAGAAATTTTACCATCTTCTTTCAGGTTTAATGCTTTCCAATGAAGACGCAAAGGAGGAAAAGATACATTCCCAATATACTGATCTTGGTCCAATTGCTCCAACAAATTCTATTATTCCCGACAGTTTAGATGATGAGCGATATGGTGACCATGTTGCCAATCACTTGATAATGTTGTCTGATAAGGGTGAAGCTGATCAGCACCATTCTGATGGAGCATTCCCTATGAATGATCATGGACATCTTGTTTCCGGCAATGAGCATGGACATCTTCTTGATGCCAATAAGCATGACAAATTGGTAGATGATCAGCTTGAGACCAATGGAAGCAAGGATGCATATCTGTGTGAGGAAGTGGGCAGGGCTTCAACTAGGAGGCTTCAGGAATGTAGTGGGTACATATTGGAGTCTCTTCCAGTTTGTGTATCTCCACATAAAAAATTCTTTTCTGAAAATTTCACGGAGAAGTCTTATATCGATGAATGCCAAGTAGGTACTATCAATTCTAATAGAACGAAAACTGCAGCTGATTCTACCAAAGGTAATTTTCTGATACAAATTATTCCATTTTACTTATTGCTTGGTTCTCAGATGCCAGCATACAATGACATAATTACTTTGTCTTATGATAGTTTAGTTACTGTTATGACATGTCAGTATTGCTTTCATTATTATCAATCCCCTCCTCCTAACCCCCCCACACCTCTCTTTTCTATTCTTTTTTCTCTTTAAAAGGATATAAGAGTACCACGGAGCTGAACTGCATAGTATTTATTTTTTTATATTTTTTTTTCAGATTATAATATGTTATGATTTATGAATCTTATAATATTCTAACTAAACCATTTATTCTGTTTATTCATCTATAGATATGGTTGATGACAACCAAAGAGGCATTCTAAATTCTTCAAAGATATCAGAGAAGGAAATCACTGCTAAGGCAGAGTTTACCGAAACTGGAAACGTGTCTTTTTCTCAAGTTCCCAACTCAGTGTATACCAGGAGAAAGGTTCGGACTACATCTCATAGGAAAGGCAGTAACAGTGGTTCAGTCTCAGAAACTATAATATGCAAAAACAATGTACCTGAGACGTATCCTTCCACAGAGACTCTGCAGGTGGGTTCTGATGACAGTTCAAATAAAAGAGATTCAATTTGTGCTGAAGCCAGGATTGTTGGACACTCCAGTTTGAATGCAAAGGAACCTTCCATGAATTCTAAATCTGTAATAAACGGCATCTGTCCAGCTGTATTACAAGGTCAAGCATTATTAGTTGGTGAGAAAGATACTTCATACTCTTCTGATTTGTCTGTCTCACATTTAGAAAACCAGGTTGACAAGAAGGTGGTTGGGAATGAAAACCTCCTCCAGTTCATAGACTCTGAAACATCTCATAAACAGGGGCCTAGTTTCAGTTATGATCCTAATAGCATTCCATTTAGTTCAAATACGAAGCCTCACAAAAAGGAACATAATAATGGGCTAGCGGGAATTCTTGAGTTTGTGGGATGCTATACTCAACCCGTTCCTGTTCTGTCAGTATTGTTGAGCACAAAAGGAAGATACATTTATGTTTCTGTTTTATGTGGCTTACTGGTTGGTAAGGACGTCAGCCTGTTCATTTACAAGGTAGCCATAGAGGAACCGATGGTTGGACACTCTTCTCTCGTTGGTCACACATCATTAACATTGCCAGACCTAACCGATTATTCTAATGGAGTAAGTTCTTATATCTAATTGGTTGGTAGGCTTGTCTGCTTTATGTTGACATTGGCTGATTGTAGCTGTAATTCTTTTGCTAGATGGCTTTGGAAAGATTCTGTCTACAGTTCATCCCAGATGGACAGTGTCTTGTTTTACTTGACAAGATTAGAACTCCATTCTGCAGGTTAACTCTCTTTGCATTATTTTAAAGTAAGGATGTGAATTGGGAGTAAAGCTATTTGTAAGAGTTTCATTTAAATGCTCTCAGGCAAGGGAAAACCCATTGTCTGTGCACCACATGTGCATCAAGCTGCTCTGAGGAGGATGCAGTTAAGATTGTCCAAGTAAAACTTGGTTATGTTTCATTAGTGACAAGATTGAAAGCAGCACAGAGTCAAAGGTGTATATTGGTTTGTGAACCTAACAATCTTGTCTCTGTTGGAAAGAGTGGGAGACTGCATTTGTGGGTCATGGATTCAACATGGAGGTGTGTCTTTGAACTCTTATTTCCATTTTTGATACTATTGTACGTGCCAGCTGTAGTTAAAATGTGATATTGGTATAGGAATACTGTTTCCCAACCCAGGTTGCTGCTGCAGATTCTGTAGCAATATGCTAATAATATAGTAGACCATTGATTAAGTATGCACTCTGTGTTGCTTTAGCTTTTGTTTTATCATTTTCGTACCAATCATAAATTCATAATAAAATCTGATGGTACCTGATATGTTTAATTATTCTTTGTGCATATTTGTTTACATTTGTTTGCTACTTTGAGCTGTTTACTTGTCTATCTATTCCTTTTGTTCAAGGCAGCTTAAGACTCAAAATTCCTTGTTTGCAGTGCACAAATGGAATATATTGTTATGCCGTCTGAAGATTGCATCTCCCCTGGCGTAGTGGACTTGAAGAGAATTCCAAATTGTACTCATCTAATTGTTGGCCATAATGGTTACGGTGAATTCAGTTTATGGTATGTCTCTCTTAGACTAGACACAAGTGATCCTCTTTCATTGAGTAAAATATCACTATTATGCTAGATTCTATAGGCTAAATTGTTGGTCCTAGCTGTATTACTGGTGCTGTATTGTTTTTTCAAGTTGAACATTAGTTGATCTGGAATTCTGGATCAATAAATATGAACATTCATTCATATTCATTCATATACTCATATAGCTCAGACCAAAATTTTATCACAGTTTTTCTGTCGTGTAATTCATCTCAGTTGAAGGTTGGTGAGTATATTAGGTTAGAAAATTTCTGTTCACCTTATTAATAGCGAAACAGATTGTCAAAACTTATCAGAAAATGAAAATATTGGATAATAAATCTGTTTCACTTTTCCTAGTACTAACAATAGAATGTTTTTTTTTCCTTTAAACTTCAGGGATATTACTAAATGCATCTTTGTGTCAAGGTTCTCTGCACCAAGTGGTTCAATTTGTCAATTTGTCCCTATCAGTTTGTTTGCTTGGCAAATGAATTTCCATGCTTCTAGCCACTTTGAAATGGAAGAACATGTCAATCAAATGATGGCTTCAATATCGAAGACACTATCTTCGTATGAAGGGGAAGATGTTGCTATATGTCTTCTTGTTTTGTCCTCCGATTCTGATGCTCAACATGATTATGAATTAGGCAATTGCCACCCAAATCCAGTTGGACGATGGAGGCTTGCTCTAATGGTTAAAAATATAGTGATCCTTGGAACTGCATTGGATTCAAGGTGCATCAATATCTTACTTCAACTTTTCAGGGGTGTAGTTGAAATCTACATTGTGTTGTAGTAAACCCTTTTCTTGGGTAGCATAGCTGGAAATTAAGCTGTTTAGTGCAAGCAAAAATGTTTGCCTGGATTTTCAGGAATGAAGTTGCTCCATTTTTCAGTGGTATTTAGTTTAATGACTGAATGATTATTGGTCCAAGTAAAGTGGAAGTAGAGATTTCTACCTTTAGGAAAATCTGCAGAATCATACATCCGGGTAAAGATAAACATCAAAAGTCCCATTCATGTGTTTCTCGGATGATTTAGAATGTATACTGATAATTTGATAATAACTTGTTAGTTTTCTATTTAGCTGAGAGTGCACAACCTAAATCATGTATTCAACTGCTTCTTAACTTTTGAACTTGCTGTACAGGGCTTCTGTCATTGGTGCTTCAGCTGGTCAAGGGATCTGTGGTACATGTGATGGACTTGTGTATACGTGGGAGTTATCTTCAGGAACTAAGCTTGGCACCATGCATCATTTTAAAGGTAATGTACTAACTGTTAACCATATAGATAAGTAGATGCTTGAAACAGCTCTTCTTCAAATCATACAGCATATTTTGCTCCCCAAGAGATTTACTTCTGTTCAATTCAGGCTTTCTATATAATCTTCTCTTACTGCATCAGGTGGCAGTGTTTCATGTATTTCTAATGACGATTCAAGGTCAGGTGCCGTGGCCATAGCCGGGGACAATCAAGTGCTGGTTTATCGCTCCAGAAAACATTCTGTAAACTGACATGCAACAAGCTATTTTATCTCTTGCCTGTGAATATTAGATATATATATGTACATATAGATGATTTCTAGCGCTTGGTACACTGAAACTCGTGGTTTGGATAGAAGAAAAAGAAAGTTTTTGCCTCCAACATGAAATCACTAACATATGATACAAAAGTTGTTCAAATATAAGAACAACCATTCCTCAAGTTGATGATTTCTTTCTATGATTTGGTTTCTCTGCTACATTGAACTTATCAGTACCACCTTCTATTGTATCATTTGTGAAGTAAATGGAAGGAGTGCACAAACCATGCCAAATTCGGATGCAACAGATCGTTTATAGCTCTCTGATTTTTGTTCTTTAAGAGAAGTGGGTGCGCATTGTCAACTTTAGTAACCAATTTCTAGTGTGATCATTGTTTTAAGTTCTAGAAGAAAATATACCTGTTGAGGGTGCAACGTACAGTTTCTATTACAGATTTTGAATACATTACATCGTCTACTGAAATAGTATAAGAAAACAAGTTTCTCATGTATGGATCATGTGCTCTTCAATGATGATCGATGATATTCAGTTCGCACAACTAAGAAAATATAACAAAGAAAGATTACATAATTCCAATTGTAAGACCTAAAACGAAACCACTAGAGGCTGCTAGCAAAGACCATTGTTTGGTGGCACAATCCATATCGCAGGTGGGATGGGATTTTGAGGCCGGTAGAGTTGTGTAACTGTTTTGTTTGCTAAACTGAAGATCCCAATACCACCATTCCAAATGTCATTTGTGAAGTAAATGGAATTTGGTTGGCACCTAGGAAAGTTTGAAGCCAAAACAGTCATGGAATGATTATCACCCAAGAACAAAGCATCATCCCCAATGCTATCCACCACATTCTGCTTCACGATGCTCCCATCTTTGTCACTGAACAACACCTTGTACACCACAAAATTGACAACCCCCAGCTTTTGATCAACACCTTCCTTTGGTTTCAAGAACTTTCGAACATGCAGCAAGTCTCCATTGCTTGATTCAACAAGATATGCCTTATCCGCTTTGTATGGGAAAACCGGGTGTACCATTGGTCTTAAAGGTGTACGTATAATTGCCTTTGGGTGGCTTGAAGGATCATCACTACTGTTGATATCAACTGAAGCTATTATTCCCCCTAGTCCAACTGCATAGATTTCATTTCTGTGAAAAATAGCATCAGAAAACATATATGGTTCCTCGAGGTAAGTCCAATCTCTTTGTCCTGCTCTAATGAAAGCCAACCTGCAACAATTGTCGTAGATTGCCACAACCACGTAGTTATTCGGATTTGAAGACGGATCAGCTGATAGTATAACCTTACGGACATAATAGTGGTACTGCTTCTTCAACTCATCCCGATGCTTCTGCAACTCACTTTGG
This genomic interval carries:
- the LOC101306039 gene encoding putative F-box protein At3g25750-like — encoded protein: MAVVGKSPVKQGYRNPCTDVKDRSSMIEVQPGNNKNKRSLECEIPPDRSTKKPRRSDKDFALNTSYTSVSEWASLPMDIFFLTLDKLFELIDHVRLAVVCKHWNDVSKAHNRTTQRWCKVLPMLMIPFGSRTKRMVCSLSEGKIYTNVQLPVPYDKRCSGSSHGWLATADETFAITLLNPFRKAEAIHLPPLVTPYDLPGCQSELQKHRDELKKQYHYYVRKVILSADPSSNPNNYVVVAIYDNCCRLAFIRAGQRDWTYLEEPYMFSDAIFHRNEIYAVGLGGIIASVDINSSDDPSSHPKAIIRTPLRPMVHPVFPYKADKAYLVESSNGDLLHVRKFLKPKEGVDQKLGVVNFVVYKVLFSDKDGSIVKQNVVDSIGDDALFLGDNHSMTVLASNFPRCQPNSIYFTNDIWNGGIGIFSLANKTVTQLYRPQNPIPPAIWIVPPNNGLC
- the LOC101305752 gene encoding uncharacterized protein LOC101305752: MTNPNGAVQDKPDDLEITSIGSLYSGPWDKKYWSSSRGKDRYPYPIGYGAVRAHNGSTYKMEIQEGPKGPLFLIIAADGQPFSGQTPDIAWEKLQKKCFPRTKIWHGKRFSCKIDGVEFFGFKNRFVQRLLRELAAEQSLLPSSSCNGASGPDVDNRSPEACSDLRGPQITGKRSRKRESGNAKSSTRTGIKKTRTEDLISVSEALSSVKGNKIHSNNGNPMPPSLNEEHVIPEVLPPLVHLVSVRQAENEISAKDCLPLDSAGFLNHLSKDNIPEESNGSRKCKSIPAAINMSVDKRKPDTKREFINFPMAPDDQNVDATIPKDCQRLTDVELYAPDTLDFTQDKTADSPSTIQLFAPDTLDFTQVKNADSSPTVQDRSALDVVIAERLLTESHPEEEMATNKSDTSSQNIDFDSVGQEMAKSMMTFLLPQAIPLLSKRSRKKKGTGSPSVVPRTVKSQKEINETTAPSPGLMLSNEDAKEEKIHSQYTDLGPIAPTNSIIPDSLDDERYGDHVANHLIMLSDKGEADQHHSDGAFPMNDHGHLVSGNEHGHLLDANKHDKLVDDQLETNGSKDAYLCEEVGRASTRRLQECSGYILESLPVCVSPHKKFFSENFTEKSYIDECQVGTINSNRTKTAADSTKDMVDDNQRGILNSSKISEKEITAKAEFTETGNVSFSQVPNSVYTRRKVRTTSHRKGSNSGSVSETIICKNNVPETYPSTETLQVGSDDSSNKRDSICAEARIVGHSSLNAKEPSMNSKSVINGICPAVLQGQALLVGEKDTSYSSDLSVSHLENQVDKKVVGNENLLQFIDSETSHKQGPSFSYDPNSIPFSSNTKPHKKEHNNGLAGILEFVGCYTQPVPVLSVLLSTKGRYIYVSVLCGLLVGKDVSLFIYKVAIEEPMVGHSSLVGHTSLTLPDLTDYSNGMALERFCLQFIPDGQCLVLLDKIRTPFCRQGKTHCLCTTCASSCSEEDAVKIVQVKLGYVSLVTRLKAAQSQRCILVCEPNNLVSVGKSGRLHLWVMDSTWSAQMEYIVMPSEDCISPGVVDLKRIPNCTHLIVGHNGYGEFSLWDITKCIFVSRFSAPSGSICQFVPISLFAWQMNFHASSHFEMEEHVNQMMASISKTLSSYEGEDVAICLLVLSSDSDAQHDYELGNCHPNPVGRWRLALMVKNIVILGTALDSRASVIGASAGQGICGTCDGLVYTWELSSGTKLGTMHHFKGGSVSCISNDDSRSGAVAIAGDNQVLVYRSRKHSVN